One Purpureocillium takamizusanense chromosome 1, complete sequence genomic window carries:
- a CDS encoding uncharacterized protein (COG:S~TransMembrane:12 (i58-77o124-143i152-173o179-206i218-241o247-266i320-340o360-382i403-422o428-449i461-484o496-516i)~EggNog:ENOG503NVD3) encodes MRPQTDREESSIEVERDAPDDIMDDNGHQTASSSDETPLLHNTDLPPDVAPDKKFRRLVVAMCTILLFIIEVSVFIMEPPKQQIMEDIICRDRYPDHILRMPRVEDDRCKNTDVQQTLAMVRSWSASAEMLIPLLVQVPYGIVADKYGRRTVLFLSLFGCVLQTAWVMIVLFLPNVFSIWAMLYGNMAYLIGGGGQMAGAMVWTILADAVPVEERTDIFFRLNALTLVLAVLINPIAAMLLNIDPWIAMWLGFVILALGSFSSLLVPETLRLRQMADSKRHARSRSRSIGRRHEAVNVKRNKLQQTWFAVRNDMGHIWRFIFASKSIMMLIVAYGLFFPVKINLTLNLLQYMTKRFNWKWSTATLISTIGNLASVVALLIVLPLASSFLTKRWGYDALRRDLFLSRVTVVLVMLGGFMLAFAAVPWLLVSSLIVTSMGIGFTVLCRALLNAVVEPHTVATLNTTISTMETLMGLVGAPALGWLMSRGMELGEPWLGLPYLVTAICSVLVLVAVFAFRIPAGFAQAPL; translated from the exons atgcGCCCCCAGACGGATCGCGAAGAATCGTCAATCGAGGTGGAGAGGGACGCTCCTGACGATATCATGGACGACAACGGCCACCAGACCGCGTCTTCCAGCGATGAGACGCCCCTCCTGCACAATACCGACCTGCCGCCGGACGTCGCGCCAGACAAAAAGTTCCGGCGGCTGGTCGTGGCCATGTGCACCATCctcctcttcatcatcgaGGTCAGCGTCTTCATCATGGAGCCGCCGAAGCAGCAAATCATGGAAGACATCATCTGCCGGGACCGGTACCCGGACCACATCTTGCGCATGCcccgcgtcgaggacgaccgGTGCAAGAACACGGACGTGCAGCAgaccttggccatggtgCGGTCCTGgtccgcgtccgccgagATGCTTATTC CCCTTCTCGTACAGGTCCCGTACGGAATCGTCGCGGACAAGTATGGACGGAGAACCGTGCTCTTCTTGTCTCTCTTTGGTTGCGTGCTTCAGACCGCGTGGGTCATGATCGTTT TGTTTCTCCCCAACGTCTTCTCCATCTGGGCGATGCTCTACGGTAACATGGCCTACCTtatcggcggcggaggacagatggccggcgccatggtgtGGACGatcctggccgacgccgtccccgtcgaggagcgcacCGACATCTTCTTCCGTCTGAACGCCCTCACgctcgtgctcgccgtcctcatcAACCCGATtgcggcgatgctgctcaACATCGACCCTTGGATCGCCATGTGgctcggcttcgtcatccTCGCGCTCGGATCCTTCTCGTCTCTTCTGGTCCCAGAGACGCTCCGCCTGCGGCAGATGGCGGACAGCAAGCGACACGCGCGAAGCCGCAGTCGGAGCATCGGCCGGCGTCACGAGGCGGTCAACGTCAAGAGGAACAAGCTGCAGCAGACGTGGTTTGCCGTCAGAAACGACATGGGTCACATCTGGCGCTTCATCTTCGCGTCCAAGAGCATCATGATGTTGATTGTGGCATACGGCCTCTTCTTCCCGGTCAAGATCAACCTGACGTTGAACCTGTTGCAGTACATGACCAAGCGCTTCAACTGGAAGTGGTCAACG GCCACTCTCATCTCGACCATTGGGAACCTGGCGTCGGTTGTCgcgctcctcatcgtcctgccgctcgcctcgtccttcCTCACCAAGCGTTGGGGATACGACGCTCTACGCCGGGACCTGTTCCTCAGCCGCGTGACCGTCGTGCTCGTCATGCTAGGCGGGTTCAtgctcgccttcgccgcggTTCCGTGGCTGCTCGTGTCGTCGCTCATCGTCACCAGCATGGGCATCGGGTTCACGGTGCTCTGCCGGGCGCTGCTcaatgccgtcgtcgagccgcaCACGGTGGCGACGCtcaacaccaccatctcCACCATGGAGACGCTCAtggggctcgtcggcgcgccggcgctgggctggctgatgaGCCGCGGCATGGAGCTCGGAGAGCCGTGGCTGGGGCTGCCGTACCTGGTGACGGCAATATGCTCCGTGCTCGTGCTGGTGGCCGTCTTTGCGTTTAGGATCCCGGCAGGCTTTGCGCAGGCGCCGCTGTGA
- a CDS encoding uncharacterized protein (EggNog:ENOG503NZ5W~COG:O~COG:T): MSDDEDFMQESDEEYDFEYEEDDDQDSGDVDIENKYYNAKQLKLTDPDDAVIEFLGIPPLEEEKGEWGFKGLKQAIKLEFKQGRYDKAADHYAELLTYVKSAVTRNYSEKSINNMLDFVEKAADSTQAGQSIERFYSLTLQSFQSTNNERLWLKTNLKLAKLLLDRKEYSAAVKKLRDLHKACQRPDGTDDPSKGTYSLEIYALEIQMFSETKNTKQLKTLYNRALEVKSAVPHPRVMGIIRECGGKMHMSEENWHAAQSDFFESFRNYDEAGSLQRIQVLKYLLLTTMLMKSDINPFDSQETKPYKSDPRISAMTELVDAFQRDDIHSYEKVLHRNQGILDDSFIAENIDEVTRNMRTKAVLKIIAPYTRMRLSWIAEQLEVSTAEVQDIIGFLIVDEKIKGCINQQDGTLIMESAADAERIEALQNLSASIQDLFGVVFKDGDGFRAMDQGVEENSLEAAQGLSMRKAARIRETQRARKGRGMAHLV, from the exons atgtCGGACGATGAGGACTTCATGCAAGAGTCCGACGAGGA ATATGACTTTGAGtacgaggaggacgacgaccaggacAGCGGCGATGTCGACATCGAGAACAAGTACTACAATGCCAAGCAGCTGAAGCTCACGGACCCGGACGATGCTGTCATCGAGTTTCTGGGCATCCCTCCGCTTGAGGAGGAAAAGGGCGAATGGGGCTTCAAGGGACTGAAGCAGGCCATCAAACTCGAGTTCAAGCAGGGCCGCTACGACAAG gccgccgaccacTACGCCGAGCTCCTCACCTACGTCAAGTCGGCCGTCACCCGCAACTACTCCGAAAAGTCCATCAACAACATGCTCGACTTTGTCGAAAAGGCCGCCGATAGCACCCAGGCCGGCCAGAGCATCGAGAGGTTCTACTCTCTCACCCTGCAGAGCTTCCAGAGCACCAACAACGAGCGGTTATGGCTGAAGACGAACCTGAAGCTcgccaagctgctgctggaccgCAAAGAAtacagcgccgccgtgaagAAGCTGCGGGACCTTCACAAGGCGTGCCAGCGCCCAGACGGCACCGATGACCCCAGCAAGGGCACGTACTCGCTCGAGATCTATGCCCTCGAAATCCAGATGTTTTCCGAGACCAAGAATACCAAGCAGCTCAAGACGCTTTACAACCGCGCTCTTGAGGTCAAGTCGGCGGTGCCCCACCCTCgcgtcatgggcatcatCCGTGAATGCGGCGGCAAGATGCATATGAGCGAGGAAAACTGGCATGCGGCTCAGAGCGACTTTTTCGAGTCGTTTCGCAActacgacgaggccggctcCCTGCAGCGTATCCAGGTGCTCAAGTACCTGCTCCTCACGACGATGCTCATGAAGTCGGACATCAACCCCTTTGACTCGCAAGAGACCAAACCATACAAGTCGGACCCTCGCATCTCGGCCATGAcggagctcgtcgatgcgTTTCAGCGGGATGACATACACAGCTACGAAAAGGTGCTGCATCGCAACCagggcatcctcgacgacagctTCATCGCCGAGAACATTGACGAGGTCACTCGCAATATGAGGACAAAGGCAGTTCTCAAGATCATCGCACCGTACACGCGAATGCGGCTGTCGTGGATCGCCGAACAACTCGAGGTCTCGACTGCCGAAGTCCAGGACATCATCGGGTTCCTCATTGTGGACGAAAAGATCAAGGGCTGCATCAACCAACAAGACGGCACCCTAATCATGGAGTCGGCCGCCGATGCAGAGCGTATCGAGGCCCTACAAAATCTCAGTGCGTCCATTCAAGACCTCTTTGGAGTCGTCttcaaggacggcgacggcttcAGAGCAATGGATCAGGGGGTGGAGGAAAACAGCTTGGAGGCGGCCCAAGGCCTGTCAATGCGAAAGGCAGCGCGGATTCGAGAAACCCAACGGGCCAGGAAAGGTAGGGGCATGGCGCACCTCGTGTAG
- a CDS encoding uncharacterized protein (EggNog:ENOG503NZ5W~COG:O~COG:T), with product MRTSCKSPTRSEKPAKVAPPDALPPDLTAGRYDFEYEEDDDQDSGDVDIENKYYNAKQLKLTDPDDAVIEFLGIPPLEEEKGEWGFKGLKQAIKLEFKQGRYDKAADHYAELLTYVKSAVTRNYSEKSINNMLDFVEKAADSTQAGQSIERFYSLTLQSFQSTNNERLWLKTNLKLAKLLLDRKEYSAAVKKLRDLHKACQRPDGTDDPSKGTYSLEIYALEIQMFSETKNTKQLKTLYNRALEVKSAVPHPRVMGIIRECGGKMHMSEENWHAAQSDFFESFRNYDEAGSLQRIQVLKYLLLTTMLMKSDINPFDSQETKPYKSDPRISAMTELVDAFQRDDIHSYEKVLHRNQGILDDSFIAENIDEVTRNMRTKAVLKIIAPYTRMRLSWIAEQLEVSTAEVQDIIGFLIVDEKIKGCINQQDGTLIMESAADAERIEALQNLSASIQDLFGVVFKDGDGFRAMDQGVEENSLEAAQGLSMRKAARIRETQRARKGRGMAHLV from the exons ATGAGGACTTCATGCAAGAGTCCGACGAGGAGTGAGAAGCCGGCCAAGGTGGCCCCCCCAGACGCTCTCCCACCCGACCTAACAGCGGGCAGATATGACTTTGAGtacgaggaggacgacgaccaggacAGCGGCGATGTCGACATCGAGAACAAGTACTACAATGCCAAGCAGCTGAAGCTCACGGACCCGGACGATGCTGTCATCGAGTTTCTGGGCATCCCTCCGCTTGAGGAGGAAAAGGGCGAATGGGGCTTCAAGGGACTGAAGCAGGCCATCAAACTCGAGTTCAAGCAGGGCCGCTACGACAAG gccgccgaccacTACGCCGAGCTCCTCACCTACGTCAAGTCGGCCGTCACCCGCAACTACTCCGAAAAGTCCATCAACAACATGCTCGACTTTGTCGAAAAGGCCGCCGATAGCACCCAGGCCGGCCAGAGCATCGAGAGGTTCTACTCTCTCACCCTGCAGAGCTTCCAGAGCACCAACAACGAGCGGTTATGGCTGAAGACGAACCTGAAGCTcgccaagctgctgctggaccgCAAAGAAtacagcgccgccgtgaagAAGCTGCGGGACCTTCACAAGGCGTGCCAGCGCCCAGACGGCACCGATGACCCCAGCAAGGGCACGTACTCGCTCGAGATCTATGCCCTCGAAATCCAGATGTTTTCCGAGACCAAGAATACCAAGCAGCTCAAGACGCTTTACAACCGCGCTCTTGAGGTCAAGTCGGCGGTGCCCCACCCTCgcgtcatgggcatcatCCGTGAATGCGGCGGCAAGATGCATATGAGCGAGGAAAACTGGCATGCGGCTCAGAGCGACTTTTTCGAGTCGTTTCGCAActacgacgaggccggctcCCTGCAGCGTATCCAGGTGCTCAAGTACCTGCTCCTCACGACGATGCTCATGAAGTCGGACATCAACCCCTTTGACTCGCAAGAGACCAAACCATACAAGTCGGACCCTCGCATCTCGGCCATGAcggagctcgtcgatgcgTTTCAGCGGGATGACATACACAGCTACGAAAAGGTGCTGCATCGCAACCagggcatcctcgacgacagctTCATCGCCGAGAACATTGACGAGGTCACTCGCAATATGAGGACAAAGGCAGTTCTCAAGATCATCGCACCGTACACGCGAATGCGGCTGTCGTGGATCGCCGAACAACTCGAGGTCTCGACTGCCGAAGTCCAGGACATCATCGGGTTCCTCATTGTGGACGAAAAGATCAAGGGCTGCATCAACCAACAAGACGGCACCCTAATCATGGAGTCGGCCGCCGATGCAGAGCGTATCGAGGCCCTACAAAATCTCAGTGCGTCCATTCAAGACCTCTTTGGAGTCGTCttcaaggacggcgacggcttcAGAGCAATGGATCAGGGGGTGGAGGAAAACAGCTTGGAGGCGGCCCAAGGCCTGTCAATGCGAAAGGCAGCGCGGATTCGAGAAACCCAACGGGCCAGGAAAGGTAGGGGCATGGCGCACCTCGTGTAG